A single window of Sphingobacteriales bacterium DNA harbors:
- a CDS encoding TAXI family TRAP transporter solute-binding subunit — MKTAKTLVLLLIFTGLLSVRSVLGQIQIITGFEKGSYYQMGNDIRSVVGDIVTFDTVFTTTWDDKDSIVLKKKITPAVEILTSTGSQHNFNRLYKSTTPMVAFMQYDVLVNEQLKDIKKYAKRTDSILMLMPLGVEEIHLITLKSSKIKGLTDLKGKKVAIGSAGQGTAVTANFIKDKTGIEWIPFDLNIKDALPALLNKNIDAFFFVGSAPVLNLNGLSPTFEQLKLIPVTHPKLTEYYVQSSIPAGTYHWLKEDVQTLGVRLLLVSDISKESPKDKEALKRMLTSIKNNIGKLQEKGHPNWKKVDFNFSDVKWEIHPVAKQVFNLP; from the coding sequence ATGAAAACAGCTAAAACACTTGTACTTCTATTGATTTTTACGGGTTTACTCTCTGTCAGGTCAGTATTGGGACAAATTCAGATCATTACTGGTTTTGAAAAAGGTTCCTACTATCAGATGGGTAATGATATCAGGTCTGTTGTCGGTGACATTGTAACCTTCGACACTGTTTTTACTACCACATGGGACGATAAGGATTCCATTGTTTTAAAGAAAAAAATCACGCCAGCCGTTGAAATTCTGACCTCAACCGGAAGCCAGCACAACTTCAACAGACTTTACAAATCCACAACACCCATGGTTGCCTTTATGCAATACGATGTGTTGGTTAATGAACAATTGAAAGACATTAAGAAATATGCCAAACGCACTGATAGTATTCTGATGCTGATGCCTCTTGGAGTTGAAGAGATTCACCTGATCACTTTAAAATCATCTAAAATCAAAGGATTAACTGACCTGAAAGGTAAAAAAGTTGCCATAGGCTCTGCCGGACAGGGAACAGCCGTTACTGCCAATTTTATTAAAGATAAAACTGGTATTGAATGGATTCCGTTTGACCTGAATATCAAAGATGCTTTGCCTGCCTTACTCAATAAAAACATAGATGCCTTTTTCTTTGTTGGCTCTGCACCGGTACTGAACCTTAACGGGCTTTCACCCACCTTTGAGCAACTGAAACTCATCCCTGTAACCCATCCTAAACTGACAGAATACTATGTGCAGTCAAGCATTCCTGCAGGCACTTACCACTGGTTAAAAGAAGATGTTCAAACACTTGGCGTAAGACTTCTGCTGGTCAGCGACATTTCAAAAGAATCGCCCAAAGATAAGGAAGCTTTAAAACGTATGCTCACTTCTATTAAAAATAATATTGGCAAACTACAGGAAAAAGGACACCCCAACTGGAAAAAGGTTGACTTTAACTTCAGTGATGTCAAATGGGAAATACATCCTGTTGCCAAACAGGTATTCAATCTTCCCTGA